One Streptosporangium sp. NBC_01495 DNA window includes the following coding sequences:
- a CDS encoding glycosyltransferase family 4 protein, translating into MPGAESLRVALLSYRSKPTCGGQGVYLRHLSRELVALGHSVEVFSGQPYPELDEGVVLTKIPSLDLYRDEDPFRTPKLHEYRDWIDWLEVGTMWTAGFPEPLTFSLRAYRELKKRVGDFDVVQDNQTLGYGVLGIQRLFPVVGTIHHPISVDRRIELKAATPRKKLSMRRWYGFVRMQAKVAPRLNPILTVSESSLADIHRDFNVPQKNMRLIPLGVDTRYFHPRPEMPKRPGSIVAVASADSPMKGVSTLLRAVAKLATERDVNLTVVSKPTPGGPTEKLVAELALHDRVRFVHGISDNELGELIATSEISVVPSLYEGFSLPAVEHMACGTPLIASRTGALPEVVGDAAVQVAPGDPEELAAVLRRLHDSPEERAAVGRKGYDRVMERFTWNVVAKRTVEAYHEAIRARRAQ; encoded by the coding sequence GTGCCGGGTGCTGAATCACTGCGCGTCGCGCTGCTGTCGTACCGCAGCAAGCCGACCTGCGGTGGACAGGGCGTCTACCTGCGTCATCTCAGCCGCGAGCTGGTCGCCCTCGGGCACAGCGTGGAGGTCTTCTCCGGCCAGCCCTACCCGGAGCTCGACGAGGGCGTCGTCCTCACCAAAATCCCCAGCCTGGATCTCTACCGCGACGAAGACCCCTTTCGCACCCCCAAGCTGCACGAGTACCGCGACTGGATCGACTGGCTCGAGGTCGGCACCATGTGGACCGCCGGATTCCCCGAGCCGCTCACCTTCAGCCTGCGGGCGTACCGCGAGCTGAAGAAGCGCGTCGGCGACTTCGACGTCGTGCAGGACAACCAGACCCTCGGCTACGGCGTGCTCGGCATCCAGAGGCTGTTCCCCGTGGTCGGGACCATCCACCACCCGATCAGCGTGGACCGGCGCATCGAGCTGAAGGCCGCGACGCCGCGCAAGAAGCTCTCGATGCGGCGCTGGTACGGCTTCGTGCGCATGCAGGCCAAGGTCGCGCCACGGCTCAACCCGATCCTCACCGTCAGCGAGTCGTCCCTCGCCGACATCCACCGCGACTTCAACGTGCCCCAGAAGAACATGCGGCTCATCCCGCTGGGCGTCGACACCCGCTACTTCCACCCGCGCCCGGAGATGCCCAAGCGGCCCGGTTCCATCGTCGCGGTGGCCAGCGCCGACTCCCCGATGAAGGGCGTCTCGACGCTGCTGCGGGCCGTGGCGAAGCTCGCCACCGAGCGCGACGTCAACCTGACCGTGGTCAGCAAGCCCACCCCCGGCGGCCCGACCGAGAAGCTCGTCGCCGAGCTCGCGCTGCACGACCGGGTCAGGTTCGTCCACGGCATCTCCGACAACGAGCTGGGCGAGCTGATCGCCACCTCGGAGATCTCGGTCGTCCCCTCCCTCTACGAGGGCTTCTCGCTCCCGGCCGTCGAGCACATGGCCTGCGGCACCCCGCTGATCGCCAGCCGCACCGGCGCGCTGCCCGAGGTCGTCGGCGACGCCGCCGTGCAGGTGGCCCCCGGCGACCCCGAGGAGCTGGCCGCGGTGCTGCGCCGCCTGCACGACTCCCCCGAGGAGCGTGCGGCGGTGGGCCGGAAGGGCTACGACCGGGTCATGGAGCGCTTCACCTGGAACGTCGTCGCCAAGCGGACCGTGGAGGCCTACCACGAGGCCATCCGGGCCCGCCGGGCGCAGTGA
- a CDS encoding ATP-binding protein, which produces MEAKTLHRSRTHGLPAETTSFVGRRHDIANVKRLLSQARLVTLTGVGGVGKSRLATRVATDMQRAFPDGVWLVELAALNDRELIHRNVAEALSIRDHSTRSAMEVLIDHLRDKQMLMILDNCEHVLHECTVVVEMLLRSCPKLRILATSRQALGVGGEQLVAVPTLSLPNPDDRSLVESDAVRLFVERAGAMVQDFTLTKENQGALAGICRRLDGIPLAIELAAVRLRALSVHQLLERLEDRSRLLTVGPWTKLPHHRTLRALIDWSYNLCTDHEQQLWARVSVFAGGLDLEAAEEICSGDGIAREEVMDLVAALVDKSILTREEQSSRVRYRLLETIREYGLERLVASGKEATLRRRHREYYWKLAAEANTRLFGPSQKALTDRLHLDHINLRAALENHFSEPADVGRCLSMASNLNFHWLTGYHLVEGRCWLDRGLAAYTEPDEVRARALWTNSWLAIHQADFASAEAMLEESRTIGETLSLVPDLAYVALCSGMVAMYRKDVESAVTLYEDAVTGQRAAENPVGLVQALLRLSLSYSCLGDFSRAMSSAEECLEMCDAHEEIWHRAYAMTALGIAVWRRGDPRHADALVKKALKIMHLLDDPLGAGLALEVLASVTAAEGENERAAQLLGILRTVWHAIGVPPLSAYGNLICDHDECESLIRRDLREQRFDAAVRRGAGLSYDEAIAYALDRHVPVERSPKESGRTSQLTDREIEVARLVAAGMSNKEIAALLVISQRTAEGHVEKILNKLGFNSRVQVATWIGERGQDGDEPSSGSPAVP; this is translated from the coding sequence ATGGAGGCAAAAACCCTTCACAGGAGTCGCACCCACGGGCTGCCGGCCGAGACGACCAGCTTCGTGGGGCGTCGGCACGACATCGCCAACGTCAAGCGGTTGCTGTCGCAAGCACGGCTGGTGACACTGACCGGCGTAGGCGGGGTGGGTAAGTCCCGGCTGGCCACGCGGGTCGCCACCGATATGCAGCGGGCCTTTCCCGATGGCGTCTGGCTGGTCGAACTCGCCGCCCTCAACGACAGGGAACTGATCCACCGGAACGTCGCCGAGGCTCTGTCGATACGGGACCACTCCACCCGGTCGGCCATGGAAGTGCTCATCGACCACCTGCGGGACAAGCAGATGTTGATGATCCTGGACAACTGTGAACACGTGTTGCACGAGTGCACCGTGGTCGTCGAGATGTTGCTGCGGTCATGCCCGAAACTGCGGATCCTGGCCACCAGCCGACAGGCGTTGGGGGTCGGCGGCGAACAGCTCGTGGCCGTGCCGACGCTGTCGCTGCCGAACCCCGATGACAGGTCTCTCGTTGAATCCGACGCGGTGCGGCTGTTCGTGGAGCGGGCCGGGGCCATGGTCCAGGATTTCACCCTCACCAAGGAGAACCAGGGCGCGCTGGCGGGAATCTGCCGTCGGCTGGACGGGATTCCGCTGGCGATCGAACTGGCGGCCGTGCGACTGCGGGCGTTGTCGGTCCATCAGCTGCTCGAACGGCTGGAAGATCGGTCTCGGCTGCTCACCGTCGGACCGTGGACGAAACTGCCCCACCACCGGACGCTACGTGCTCTGATCGACTGGAGCTATAACCTGTGCACCGACCACGAACAACAGCTTTGGGCGCGTGTGTCGGTGTTCGCCGGTGGCCTGGATCTTGAGGCGGCGGAGGAGATCTGCTCCGGAGACGGAATCGCCCGCGAGGAGGTGATGGACCTGGTCGCGGCGCTGGTCGACAAGTCCATTCTGACAAGAGAGGAGCAGTCGTCGAGGGTACGCTACCGGCTCCTGGAAACGATCCGGGAATATGGCCTCGAACGACTCGTCGCGTCCGGGAAAGAGGCGACGCTGCGCCGAAGGCATCGGGAGTACTACTGGAAATTGGCGGCCGAGGCCAACACGCGGCTCTTCGGCCCATCTCAGAAGGCTCTGACCGACCGGCTCCACCTGGATCACATCAATCTGCGCGCCGCCCTGGAGAACCACTTCAGCGAACCGGCGGACGTCGGGCGCTGCCTGAGCATGGCGTCGAACCTCAACTTCCACTGGCTCACCGGTTACCACCTCGTCGAGGGGCGCTGCTGGCTGGACCGGGGGCTGGCCGCCTACACCGAGCCTGACGAGGTCCGGGCCCGTGCGCTGTGGACCAACAGCTGGCTGGCGATACACCAGGCCGACTTCGCATCGGCCGAGGCCATGTTGGAGGAGAGCCGCACCATCGGGGAAACACTGTCGCTGGTGCCGGACCTCGCCTACGTCGCGCTCTGCTCCGGAATGGTGGCCATGTACCGAAAGGACGTGGAATCCGCGGTCACCCTGTACGAGGACGCGGTGACCGGTCAGCGTGCCGCGGAGAATCCAGTAGGGCTCGTGCAGGCACTTCTCCGGCTCTCCCTGAGCTACTCCTGCCTGGGCGATTTTTCGCGGGCCATGTCCTCCGCCGAGGAATGTCTGGAAATGTGCGACGCCCACGAGGAGATCTGGCACAGGGCGTACGCGATGACGGCGCTGGGGATCGCGGTCTGGCGTCGGGGCGACCCCCGACACGCCGACGCGCTGGTGAAGAAGGCTCTCAAGATCATGCACCTGCTCGACGATCCGCTGGGGGCCGGGCTCGCCCTGGAGGTGCTGGCCTCGGTCACCGCCGCGGAGGGCGAGAACGAAAGGGCGGCGCAGCTGCTGGGAATTCTCCGCACCGTCTGGCATGCGATCGGCGTGCCGCCGCTGTCCGCGTACGGGAATCTCATTTGCGATCACGATGAGTGCGAGTCCCTGATTCGCCGTGATCTTCGCGAGCAACGTTTTGACGCGGCGGTCAGGCGGGGGGCCGGGCTGTCCTACGACGAGGCGATCGCCTACGCCCTTGACCGGCATGTCCCCGTGGAGAGGTCGCCCAAGGAGTCCGGGCGGACATCCCAGCTGACCGACAGGGAGATCGAGGTCGCCCGGCTCGTCGCCGCGGGAATGAGCAACAAGGAGATCGCGGCACTGCTGGTGATCTCCCAGCGCACCGCCGAAGGTCACGTCGAGAAGATCCTGAACAAGCTTGGATTCAACTCCCGCGTCCAGGTCGCGACCTGGATCGGTGAGCGGGGACAGGACGGCGACGAGCCCTCGTCCGGTAGCCCGGCGGTTCCGTAG
- a CDS encoding RNA polymerase sigma factor encodes MRHESRTDAPPRPAAVETADDATVIKWSRHEPERFAVLFTRHGPALKRYVIRRLGQDHAEDIVAETFAAAFEHRESYDLARDDARPWLYGIATNLIGRHRRHEINLYRALGRTGMDPVIEPFTDQVDRRVAADAARRRLASALAGLSRAHRDTLLLVTWTDLTYEQAAQALGVPVGTVRSRVNRARGRLRRALGGIDPTAINEGATR; translated from the coding sequence ATGCGACACGAGAGCCGGACGGACGCGCCGCCCCGGCCCGCGGCCGTGGAAACGGCCGACGACGCCACGGTGATCAAATGGTCCCGGCACGAGCCCGAACGGTTCGCCGTGCTGTTCACCCGCCACGGGCCGGCGCTCAAGCGCTATGTCATCAGGCGGCTGGGCCAGGACCACGCCGAGGACATCGTCGCCGAGACCTTCGCGGCGGCCTTCGAGCACCGGGAGTCGTACGACCTGGCCCGCGACGACGCACGGCCGTGGCTGTACGGCATCGCCACCAACCTCATCGGGCGGCACCGCCGCCACGAGATCAACCTGTACCGGGCACTGGGTCGCACGGGGATGGACCCGGTGATCGAGCCGTTCACCGATCAGGTCGATCGCAGGGTGGCCGCGGACGCGGCTCGGCGACGGCTCGCCTCGGCGCTGGCGGGGCTCTCCCGGGCACACCGGGACACGCTGCTGCTGGTGACGTGGACGGATCTCACGTACGAGCAGGCCGCACAGGCGCTCGGTGTCCCGGTCGGGACGGTGCGCTCACGGGTCAACCGGGCCCGCGGCAGGCTACGCCGGGCCCTCGGTGGCATCGACCCGACCGCAATCAACGAAGGAGCGACCAGATGA
- a CDS encoding GDP-mannose 4,6-dehydratase, which translates to MARRALITGITGQDGSYLAECLLSQGYEVSGLARGQANPRVSRLRKLLQDVQLVRGDLLDQGSLISAVEKVQPDEVYNLGAISFVPMSWEQAELTAEVTGMGVLRMLEAIRVCSGISSSRTVAGSDQIRFYQASSSEMFGQVRETPQTEITPFHPRSPYGVAKAYGHFLTQNYRESYGMYAVSGILFNHESPRRGAEFVTRKVTLGVARIKLGLASELRLGNMEARRDWGFAGDYVRAMHLMLQADTPEDYVIGTGRTHTVRDLVEAAFTAAGLDWERYVVTDQTLHRPAEVDLLCADPKKARVQLGWEPTVAFEELVAMMVESDVKLLSEGGDPDQDSSWP; encoded by the coding sequence TTGGCCAGGCGCGCGCTGATCACCGGTATCACCGGGCAGGACGGTTCCTATCTGGCCGAGTGTCTGCTCAGTCAGGGCTACGAGGTCTCCGGCCTCGCCCGAGGGCAGGCCAACCCCCGAGTCTCACGGCTCCGCAAGCTCCTCCAGGACGTCCAGCTCGTCCGGGGTGACCTGCTCGACCAGGGCTCGCTGATCTCCGCCGTCGAGAAGGTCCAGCCCGACGAGGTCTACAACCTGGGCGCCATCTCGTTCGTCCCCATGTCGTGGGAGCAGGCCGAGCTCACCGCCGAGGTGACCGGCATGGGCGTGCTGCGCATGCTTGAGGCCATCCGGGTCTGCTCCGGCATCTCCTCCTCGCGCACGGTGGCCGGATCGGATCAGATCCGCTTCTACCAGGCCTCCTCCTCGGAGATGTTCGGTCAGGTCCGCGAGACCCCGCAGACCGAGATCACCCCCTTTCACCCCCGCTCGCCGTACGGCGTGGCCAAGGCGTACGGACACTTCCTGACGCAGAACTACCGCGAGTCGTACGGCATGTACGCGGTGTCGGGGATCCTGTTCAACCACGAGTCCCCGCGCCGGGGGGCCGAGTTCGTCACCCGGAAGGTGACGCTCGGCGTGGCCAGGATCAAGCTCGGCCTCGCCTCCGAGCTGCGCCTGGGCAACATGGAGGCACGCCGCGACTGGGGGTTCGCCGGAGACTACGTCCGCGCGATGCACCTGATGCTCCAGGCGGACACGCCGGAGGACTACGTGATCGGCACCGGCCGCACCCACACCGTCCGCGACCTCGTGGAGGCCGCCTTCACCGCCGCCGGGCTCGACTGGGAGCGGTACGTCGTCACCGACCAGACCCTGCACCGCCCGGCCGAGGTCGACCTGCTCTGCGCCGACCCGAAGAAGGCCCGCGTCCAGCTCGGCTGGGAACCCACGGTCGCCTTCGAGGAGCTCGTGGCGATGATGGTCGAGTCGGACGTCAAGCTGCTCTCCGAGGGCGGCGACCCCGACCAGGACTCCTCCTGGCCCTGA
- a CDS encoding DNA-binding protein, with the protein MPANHDESPDPFTPPDPGLTRAHREYASLSRIAERHAADEAQRLRQVHPTVLGAHEAVRLVTFLLSGGAHREEGEPEVDHADITAALTLIPRVRAELDELEASLLLMARGRDLTWQEIAFGLGLATPQAAKQRHERLIGRTTAR; encoded by the coding sequence ATGCCCGCGAATCACGACGAGTCACCCGACCCCTTCACGCCTCCCGACCCGGGCCTGACCCGGGCGCACCGCGAGTACGCCTCCCTCTCGCGCATCGCCGAGCGCCATGCCGCCGACGAGGCCCAGCGCCTCCGGCAGGTCCACCCCACGGTCCTCGGAGCCCACGAGGCCGTCAGGCTCGTGACGTTCCTGCTGAGCGGCGGCGCCCATCGCGAGGAGGGCGAGCCCGAGGTGGACCACGCCGACATCACGGCCGCCCTGACCCTCATCCCCCGGGTCCGCGCGGAGCTGGACGAGCTGGAGGCGTCCCTCCTCCTCATGGCGCGGGGCCGCGACCTCACCTGGCAGGAGATCGCGTTCGGCCTCGGCCTCGCCACCCCCCAGGCGGCCAAGCAACGTCACGAACGCCTGATCGGCCGCACCACCGCCCGCTGA
- a CDS encoding cytochrome P450: MDIDLVDQDFYWRNGAPYDQLAWLRANAPVYAHPGDAERGWPGFWAVTKHADVVQVSRRSDLFSSSRKLALFNEMPEDQMALQRMMMLNQDPPEHTRRRSLVNRGFTPRMMGALEEHIRDICHELVDEAKGRGSVDFVRDIAAPLPLYVICELLGAPVEDRDKIFNWSNQMIGAEDPDYAADPAEGANAAMEVYAYANALAAERRAQPRQDIVTKLIMPDAAGETLTEEEFDLFVLLLVVAGNETTRNAASGGMLAFFENPEQWRRLVADPTLARTAADEIVRWVAPVNLFRRTATVDTTIGEQEIKADDKVVIFYSSANRDEDVFADPGTFDIGRDPNPHIGFGGGGAHFCLGNHLAKLELRVLFEVLAERLPGLEQTGEARRLRSNFINGIKDLPVSVG, from the coding sequence ATGGATATCGATCTGGTCGACCAGGACTTCTATTGGCGGAACGGCGCGCCTTACGATCAGCTGGCCTGGCTACGGGCGAACGCCCCGGTATACGCGCATCCCGGTGACGCCGAGCGGGGCTGGCCGGGCTTCTGGGCGGTCACCAAGCACGCCGACGTGGTGCAGGTCTCCCGCCGCTCCGACCTGTTCTCGTCGAGCAGGAAACTCGCGCTCTTCAACGAGATGCCCGAGGACCAGATGGCCCTCCAGCGGATGATGATGCTCAACCAGGACCCGCCGGAGCACACCCGGCGGCGCTCCCTGGTCAACCGGGGCTTCACCCCGCGCATGATGGGCGCCCTGGAGGAGCACATCCGCGACATCTGCCACGAGCTGGTGGACGAGGCCAAGGGACGCGGCTCGGTCGACTTCGTCAGGGACATCGCCGCCCCGCTGCCGCTGTACGTGATCTGCGAGCTGCTCGGCGCCCCCGTCGAGGACCGCGACAAGATCTTCAACTGGTCCAACCAGATGATCGGGGCCGAGGACCCGGACTACGCGGCCGACCCGGCCGAGGGCGCGAACGCGGCCATGGAGGTCTACGCCTACGCCAACGCCCTCGCCGCCGAGCGTCGCGCACAGCCCCGCCAGGACATCGTCACCAAGCTGATCATGCCCGACGCCGCCGGGGAGACCCTCACCGAGGAGGAGTTCGACCTGTTCGTGCTGCTGCTCGTGGTCGCCGGCAACGAGACCACCCGCAACGCGGCCTCGGGCGGCATGCTCGCCTTCTTCGAGAACCCCGAGCAGTGGCGGCGCCTGGTCGCCGACCCCACCCTGGCCCGCACCGCCGCCGACGAGATCGTCCGCTGGGTCGCCCCGGTGAACCTCTTCCGCCGTACGGCCACCGTCGACACGACGATCGGCGAGCAGGAGATCAAGGCCGACGACAAGGTCGTGATCTTCTACAGCTCCGCCAACCGGGACGAGGACGTGTTCGCCGACCCCGGCACCTTCGACATCGGCCGCGACCCCAACCCGCACATCGGCTTCGGTGGCGGCGGGGCCCACTTCTGCCTCGGCAACCACCTCGCCAAGCTGGAACTGCGCGTCCTGTTCGAGGTGCTGGCCGAGCGGCTGCCCGGCCTGGAGCAGACCGGCGAGGCCCGCCGCCTCCGCTCCAACTTCATCAACGGCATCAAGGACCTGCCGGTCTCCGTCGGCTGA
- a CDS encoding macrolide family glycosyltransferase: MSRRAHVAMVSIPAPGHVNPSIEVIRELVARGHRVTYANDPSFAEVITGAGAELVPYASTLPMGDTAEWPEDAVAQLDVFLGDAISMLPQLRAAYENDRPDLFLYDIGGYAIRVLAENWDIPLMQLSPTYVAWEGYREDMAPMIEELKRAPGGAEHYRRFEEWLRDNGIRDTDSHDFGGRPPRALALIPKVLQPNADRVDPARITFTGPCFATRSHQEPWPRPEGAEKVLLVSLGSAFTNLPDFYRSCLTAFGDLPGWHVVLQIGKFVDPAELGVIPANVEVHPWVSQLSVLEQADAFVTHAGMGGTQEGLYCGVPMIAVPQAADQFGNADRIVELGVGRRIDTGEATPEALRAALLDLTSDPEVAARLAKIQDEVRGEGGTARAADLIEELLEASLSRNVP, from the coding sequence ATGTCTCGACGCGCGCACGTCGCGATGGTCAGCATCCCCGCGCCGGGCCACGTGAACCCGAGCATCGAGGTGATCAGGGAGCTGGTGGCGCGGGGGCACCGGGTGACCTACGCCAACGACCCGTCCTTCGCCGAGGTGATCACCGGTGCCGGGGCCGAGCTCGTCCCGTACGCCTCGACCCTGCCCATGGGCGACACCGCCGAGTGGCCGGAGGACGCGGTCGCCCAGCTCGACGTCTTCCTCGGCGACGCGATCTCGATGCTGCCGCAGCTCCGCGCCGCGTACGAGAACGACCGGCCCGACCTGTTCCTCTACGACATCGGGGGTTACGCGATCCGGGTGCTCGCGGAGAACTGGGACATCCCCCTGATGCAGCTCTCGCCGACCTACGTGGCCTGGGAGGGCTACCGGGAGGACATGGCGCCGATGATCGAGGAGCTGAAGAGGGCTCCGGGCGGGGCCGAGCACTACCGGCGGTTCGAGGAGTGGCTGCGCGACAACGGCATCCGCGACACCGACTCCCATGACTTCGGGGGCCGTCCGCCACGGGCGCTGGCCCTCATCCCGAAGGTCCTGCAGCCCAACGCCGACCGGGTCGACCCCGCCCGGATCACCTTCACCGGGCCCTGCTTCGCCACCCGCTCCCACCAGGAGCCCTGGCCCCGCCCCGAGGGCGCGGAGAAGGTGCTGCTCGTCTCCCTGGGCTCGGCCTTCACCAACCTGCCGGACTTCTACCGCTCCTGCCTGACCGCCTTCGGCGACCTGCCCGGCTGGCACGTCGTCCTCCAGATCGGGAAGTTCGTGGACCCGGCGGAGCTCGGCGTGATCCCCGCCAACGTGGAGGTGCACCCCTGGGTGTCGCAGCTGTCGGTCCTGGAGCAGGCCGACGCGTTCGTCACCCACGCGGGTATGGGCGGCACCCAGGAGGGCCTGTACTGCGGCGTCCCGATGATCGCCGTTCCGCAGGCCGCCGACCAGTTCGGCAACGCCGACAGGATCGTGGAACTCGGGGTCGGGCGCCGGATCGACACCGGGGAGGCCACCCCCGAGGCGCTGCGCGCCGCCCTGCTCGACCTCACCTCCGACCCGGAGGTGGCCGCGAGGCTGGCGAAGATCCAGGACGAGGTCCGGGGCGAGGGCGGCACCGCCCGCGCGGCCGACCTGATCGAGGAACTGCTGGAGGCGTCCCTGTCGCGGAACGTCCCCTAA
- a CDS encoding CU044_5270 family protein — protein sequence MNEIELLRALRDEVPAEPDLRAEEPRLLARIREGSSAPHRRPGRRLAPRLRWGFALAGACALTATVVTVTQSGGTPGTTFGETGAPSVAQPPSAAVVLENAALVAARTKVADIRPDQWLYHKESQHFDQDLPVFEHWSRMDGLKEAVRTNGKLKIGDGEKGPTNATRTQREVESLPTDPDALLEHFRNLDKERTPLSICQPNCPAGTERDIKAFGAIGWYMKYGPMIPPQTTAAMYRALAKIPNVTIEEKTLDGDGREGIGVVLTVTPDLKGYYILDPEDYRYLGTKVVDGDRTSAMSVLDTGIVDEAGQTP from the coding sequence ATGAACGAGATCGAGCTTCTCAGGGCGCTGAGGGATGAGGTTCCGGCCGAGCCCGATCTACGGGCCGAGGAGCCTCGGCTGCTCGCCAGGATCAGGGAAGGTTCCTCCGCCCCTCACCGGCGGCCGGGACGGCGGCTCGCGCCCCGCCTGCGCTGGGGGTTCGCCCTGGCCGGGGCCTGCGCCCTCACCGCCACCGTGGTGACCGTGACCCAGTCCGGGGGAACCCCGGGGACGACCTTCGGGGAGACCGGGGCGCCGAGCGTGGCCCAGCCGCCCAGCGCGGCCGTGGTGCTCGAGAACGCCGCGCTCGTCGCGGCGCGGACCAAGGTCGCCGACATCCGCCCGGACCAGTGGCTCTACCACAAGGAGTCGCAGCATTTCGATCAGGACCTCCCGGTCTTCGAGCACTGGTCCCGGATGGACGGGCTCAAGGAGGCCGTCCGGACGAACGGCAAGCTGAAGATCGGCGACGGCGAGAAGGGCCCGACCAACGCGACCAGAACCCAGCGGGAGGTGGAGAGTCTCCCCACCGATCCGGACGCGTTGCTGGAGCACTTCCGCAACCTTGACAAGGAGCGGACGCCGCTCTCGATCTGCCAGCCCAACTGTCCGGCGGGGACCGAGCGGGACATCAAGGCGTTCGGGGCGATCGGGTGGTACATGAAGTACGGGCCCATGATCCCCCCGCAGACGACCGCCGCGATGTACCGGGCCCTGGCGAAGATCCCGAACGTCACGATCGAGGAGAAGACCCTGGACGGGGACGGGCGCGAGGGGATCGGCGTCGTGCTCACCGTGACGCCGGACCTCAAGGGGTACTACATCCTCGACCCCGAGGACTACCGCTACCTCGGCACGAAGGTCGTCGACGGCGACAGGACCTCCGCCATGTCCGTACTGGACACCGGCATCGTCGACGAGGCCGGCCAGACGCCCTGA